One window of Centropristis striata isolate RG_2023a ecotype Rhode Island chromosome 21, C.striata_1.0, whole genome shotgun sequence genomic DNA carries:
- the osbpl7 gene encoding oxysterol-binding protein-related protein 7 → MDAHSLNRSQSLASGLEKSSPTWKLSRSSSTLSSRHSRQIIKDWEVIDDLQVEMQAGGDNPPDMTTPGICEGYLLKRRKWPLKGWHKRYFVLEAGMLRYSKHQHDVSRGRVQGSLDVSLAVMSINKKSNRIDLDAGDILYHMKAKSHELFYIWVTKLQAHRLYKKNEAAHIQGGFLQTLSQAQRNGDLSSAGVVDPAAAPAGLLPSANTGVNSKVSAWLQQSHDPETCVQELNRCHVDLSELNRLIQRLQLLESGQAITNGDLKRIISIQNLSLEKPKKSRSGKMWGHSRTLSRVEALGMLSSSHLGSSPQLGASVPSIPDYVYTQLSPPTATSPEGRKIQQDICAMSLRVLASLKTVHETLSQERQKLQEVWETNNIQPAAVRRSSNEASSLADSAAEYFDASDDILFGSSSEVSDESGLSDGSTTNSEPEEGHASATRKYRASISRSPSCVVPKSTGRRTTLPAHCPDNSHVGLMAILYNNIGKDLARVSMPAPLNEPVNLLQRLCEELEYSELLDTACNTPDPYQRMVYIAAFAISGYSTATFRSHYKPFNPVLGETYECIREDRGFRLISEQVCHHPPISACHAESDNFSFWQDQRWKNKFWGKSLEILPTGMVNVTLQKYGDHYEWNKVVTCIHNVLSQQRYLEHYGEVTIRNLKSNACTCKITFVKSRYWGSDTNKNEVQGTVLDQSGSVIHRFGGLWHEGIFCDTLPTPKCVWKPNPQPKDYLLYYGFSTFAMELNELTPDLEPLLPPTDSRLRPDQRMLEDGKVDEADVKKDEIEDFQRERRKELSKKGEEHVPRFFKKAKDTCGRDVWLTNGTYWKLRENPGFANMENITLW, encoded by the exons ATGGATGCACATTCACTCAACCGCAGCCAATCGCTGGCGAGCGGTTTGGAGAAGTCTTCACCCACGTGGAAGCTTTCCCGGAGCAGCAGCACGCTGTCGTCACGCCACTCAAGACAG ATTATCAAAGACTGGGAGGTGATTGACGACCTTCAGGTAGAGATGCAGGCAGGAGGCGACAACCCTCCCGACATGACCACCCCAGGGATCTGTGAGGGATATCTGCTCAAGAGGAGGAAGTGGCCTCTGAAAGGCTGGCACAAG cgGTACTTTGTCCTGGAAGCAGGAATGTTGCGTTACTCCAAACATCAACATGAT GTCTCCAGAGGACGAGTGCAGGGCTCTTTGGATGTGAGCCTCGCAGTGATGTCCATAAACAAGAAGTCAAACCGGATCGACCTGGACGCAGGAGACATCCTCTATCACATGAAG GCAAAGAGTCATGAACTCTTCTACATCTGGGTGACTAAGCTACAAGCCCACCGGCTGTACAAGAAGAACGAGGCGGCTCATATTCAGGGCGGCTTCCTGCAGACTTTGTCTCAGGCTCAGAGGAACGGAGATTTG AGCTCTGCAGGCGTCGTGGATCCAGCTGCAGCTCCTGCAGGGCTGCTGCCCTCAGCCAACACGGGCGTCAACAGCAAAGTGTCAGCCTGGCTGCAGCAGAGTCACGACCCAGAGACCTGCGTCCAAG agctgaaCCGCTGCCACGTGGACCTCTCTGAGCTGAACCGTCTGATCCAgaggctgcagctgctggagtCAGGCCAGGCCATCACTAACGGAGACCTGAAGCGCATCATCAGCATACAG AATCTGTCGCTTGAGAAGCCGAAGAAGTCGAGGTCGGGGAAGATGTGGGGTCACTCTCGCACATTATCCAGAGTGGAGGCGCTGGGAATG CTGTCGTCCAGTCACCTGGGCAGCTCGCCTCAACTTGGAGCCTCCGTCCCCTCCATCCCCGACTACGTCTACACCCAGCTGTCCCCTCCTACTGCCACATCACCCGAGGGCAGGAAGATCCAGCAGGACATCTGCGCCATGTCGCTACGAg tgCTTGCATCCCTGAAGACAGTGCATGAAACTCTGTCCCAGGAGAGGCAGAAGCTGCAGGAAGTCTGGGAAACTAACAACATCCAG CCGGCAGCAGTGAGGCGTTCATCCAACGAGGCTTCTTCTTTGGCAGACTCGGCAGCTGAGTATTTTGATGCCAGCGACGACATCCTTTTTGGTAGCTCCTCTGAGGTGTCTGACGAGTCGGGGCTGAGTGACGGCAGCACCACCAACTCTGAGCCGGAGGAGGGACACG catcagccacTCGGAAGTACCGTGCGAGCATTTCCAGGAGTCCCAGCTGCGTCGTTCCCAAGAGCACGGGCCGGAGAACCACGCTGCCCGCTCACTGTCCCGACAACAGCCACGTGGGCCTCATGGCCATCCTCTACAACAACATCG GTAAAGACTTGGCTCGTGTGTCCATGCCCGCTCCGCTCAACGAGCCTGTGAACCTGCTGCAGAGGCTGTGTGAGGAGCTGGAGTACAGCGAGCTGCTGGATACGGCCTGCAACACTCCAGACCCCTACCAGAGGATG GTTTACATTGCTGCCTTCGCTATCTCCGGTTACTCCACTGCGACCTTCAGGAGCCACTACAAGCCCTTCAACCCGGTGCTGGGGGAGACGTACGAGTGCATCAGAGAGGACCGCGGCTTCCGCCTCATCAGTGAGCAG GTCTGCCACCATCCCCCCATCTCTGCCTGCCATGCAGAGTCAGACAACTTCTCCTTTTGGCAAG ACCAGCGatggaaaaataaattctgGGGGAAGTCACTGGAGATTCTGCCAACAGGGATGGTGAACGTCACTCTTCAGAA GTATGGAGACCATTATGAGTGGAACAAAGTGGTGACTTGCATCCACAACGTCCTCAGCCAGCAGCGCTACCTGGAGCATTACGGCGAGGTCACCATCCGCAACCTGAAGAGCAACGCCTGCACCTGCAAGATCACCTTCGTCAAG TCTCGTTACTGGGGTTCAGACACCAACAAGAACGAGGTGCAGGGCACCGTGCTGGACCAGAGCGGGAGTGTCATCCACCGGTTCGGAGGTCTGTGGCATGAAGGCATCTTCTGCGACACTCTGCCCACTCCCAAATGTGTCTGGAAGCCAA ATCCCCAGCCAAAGGATTACCTGCTGTACTATGGGTTCTCCACCTTCGCCATGGAGCTGAATGAACTCACCCCGGACCTGGAGCCTCTGCTGCCTCCCACAGACAGCCGCCTGCGCCCCGACCAAAG GATGCTGGAGGACGGGAAAGTGGATGAAGCGGACGTAAAGAAAGATGAAATCGAGGACTTTCAGAGGGAGCGGAGAAAAGAGCTCAGCAAAAAAGGGGAAGAACACGTTCCACGTTTTTTCAA GAAAGCCAAAGACACCTGTGGACGGGACGTCTGGCTGACAAACGGGACGTACTGGAAGCTCAGAGAGAATCCAGGTTTTGCTAATATGGAGAACATAACTCTGTGGTGA